The proteins below come from a single Procambarus clarkii isolate CNS0578487 chromosome 54, FALCON_Pclarkii_2.0, whole genome shotgun sequence genomic window:
- the LOC123771399 gene encoding uncharacterized protein, translating into MAVFALLILGCIAQILGQAYQPYGTHAPLPVFTPTTSTITTETTLTHTLRETTTSDVWVTEQTAITLTVTQTTTQWEFVPQQPQTVTSVIRVTSTPVVLVTATVGVYPVSTMVSVYSQFVTTTDTVKYWQTITHVAVAHEIQTVPVVTTQELFQEIVTTITQIVTTTVTSTTARYYA; encoded by the exons ATGGCGGTATTTGCTCTACTAATTCTCGGTTGCATCGCCCAG ATCCTGGGTCAGGCATACCAACCTTATGGCACCCACGCGCCCCTACCAGTCTTTacccccacaacctccaccatcaccactgag ACtaccctgacccacactctgcgggAGACTacaacctctgacgtctgggttaCTGAGCAGACAGCGATCACCCTGACAGTCACCCAGACGACCACCCAATGGGAGTTTGTTCCTCAGCAGCCACAGACGGTGACCTCTGTGATAAGGGTCACCTCCACACCGGTAGTGTTGGTGACGGCTACGGTGGGGGTCTACCCTGTGAGCACAATGGTCTCCGTCTACAGTCAGTTCGTCACCACAACAGATACTGTTAAATACTGGCAGACTATAACCCACGTGGCTGTCGCTCACGAG ATCCAGACGGTCCCTGTGGTAACTACACAAGAACTCTTCCAGGAAATAGTAACTACAATCACCCAAATAGTAACTACTACGGTTACTTCCACCACCGCCAGATACTATGCTTAG